DNA sequence from the Cydia fagiglandana chromosome 12, ilCydFagi1.1, whole genome shotgun sequence genome:
ATGATAATAAAGCTACCGAAACACAGGTACTTTTTGTTTACATCGTGTATTCATGTACTTATACTTTATAAAACATTTTACATATACGTGTCAAGATTTCCATGTAAATAATATCTATTATattcaattgtttttttatacacTATGTTTTACGGGAATGTAATCATAACGCATCAACACATGGCCGTTTAGCTTACGTAGTTTTTCCGATAATGCAAGACAAATCAATACTGTTAAAAATGGCGTAGGTACTATTCATGACAACCTCAGATATTTAAAAATGTGAATGGTTGTGAAGCGACGCGACtgaggtacctactttattggAAGTTTAAAGTCCATTTCCAAGCAATTatattaagagcccatcaacgtgcacactagcgccacagctaaataatcgtgattatttaaatttaacgaaagatattgaaaaaggGGGCTAACTAGTTTTGATGTTGCTTAGTTTcttcgatctaggaactcaaaacaaaaacagcCGTTTtaacgcatagattgacgaatccagcaacataaaaactatagTAGACACAAACCAAACGGACGACCGGGGTCCtatctctatctctctcacccTACCTTGGACCACGCGAGCgtgaatgagaagttttacgaccccggtcgtcagtttggtttgcgtctactatactatactatagtctgatgtattcaaaaggtacttaaatacacaatacagtacgtcgcagcccccttttttcaatatctttcgttaaatttaaataatcacgattatttagctgtggcgctagtgtgcacgttgatgggctcttaatttcttttacctaattttattttagtaacaCAATGTCCTGCCGATGTTCTGTTCACAAAGGAGATTCAATCTGTATTTATGTATTAACGATAGAATTAATTGATAATATCGAAACAGCATAGTTAGTTAATCTGAAAACAATTAGAAATATTATGAAATGATCTGTATATATATTGcgtttcaataatattttttctgaataagAAATGTACAGTTACTTATAACTAGCGGTAGCATAAGGTTTCGGCcatgattaaataattattgtgcTAATTATTTATCGCCGTGAACATCACAAACATATGCAAGTGAATAATAAAGACAGTAATCTGCACATAAAGTTTATTTGCCGTTGTGAGAGGCGCCACAGCACACTtgaggcctgtgcacaccggctgcgtgtgcgtgacgtgcgcgtacggcgttgtagtatacacatctttatgagagacggcacatcgcttgcgtgacgtgtatGTGTGCGGcttcaacattttagcgcacgcacacgccaTGATTTGGGACTCCGTTTATATTATAACGCCATCTTGAGAGATTACAGTGAGTCGAGAAATATATTACTTGTCTTTACTATTTAATTGTTTTGATCATAACAGACTCGCGGAGACTGCCACcacttttgtatattattattttcatgtaaaataCGTGTTACATTACTTGCAAAAgctgttaaaataatattttgaaaagTCTAATAGAACGACATCAATGGTCAACTTGTGcatagtttattttgtattatgtgaataataataacaagcaataataaaattgttattgAGAAAATGGATTTTTAATGTGAACATCtccttaatttaattattacctAAATTAAAAGTTGACTGCCTCATAATGcaaatttagtataatttatgATATGACTGACTGAGTCATATcataaattatactaaatttgCGGGTAGACTGCTTTCCCGCATAGTTTCCGTGTGAACGATTTTGTAAGTTGCCATACACATTTTACTGTCATTACGGTACCTATTCGATAAAATCCCGTATATGGGGAAAATTCACGCCGTGTGAACCTAGCCTGAAATAGGGGGATGGCACACTGAGTCCGATTCGCACGCACGTCGCTCCGAAGTTTAAGTGCGACAACGCTATGCGCGAATTATAGCGATATCCCGCTCACACGTCGGAGTGACGTGCGAATCTGATTCAGTGCGTGGGAGATAGctgaatacctacatatttggtAGATAGGGAACTGTGAAAGCACCCATGAGGCTGATGGCTCCTATACACGATGTGCCAACgcaggccactccaagggacgcatttatgcgttagagggagcaagtgatattgctatctcattctactgcatggctgcgtcccttggagtggccggcgttggcccatcgtgtagaggagccatgacatGTTCACCTAGTGTCCAAACCTTCAATAAAAATCagaaagtttgcagcggatttgatagcccacgcagtgtaagtgttatttatacgtcataatttcatagaaatttgacgtttaaaacaacacgtgcactgcgtgggctatcaaatccgctgaagacttttcttggtctgactctcgTTCTTGTTTATCTTTCGATAGGGTGTAAagtttaataacataataactaTTGATTGGCTACCCTAACTTATCTTGAAATCTTACTTTGTGAAAGGAAAACTTGGTTGTTGACCACAGTAATTTACAAAAGTAAAAGTCACATAAAAATTCTTGAGTATCATTTATTGACTTCACTGTCAGTATGGCATACATTTTTACTAAAACTATATTACAGAAGTGTTTATACATGAACTTCTTTCATAAATGGTTGTAGGCATAGGTACTAACTAGACAAAATATATCAATTAAAATACTATGTAACATAACTTGCATAAAAAGCACAAATTCTGTAGCTGTAAGTTCCGATAGAACCTTATCCCAGtacaaagtaaaaataaaacgaaaacATCTGCATTTATTTTGAAGTTTATCCAGTAACCAGATACACTACCAGTCAAATTAATTGATatgatttaatatatttataacctTTGTACTTTGATATTAAGTCAGTAATAACTATTCACAATTGAAAAATGCAACAGTAGTCTTTTGAACATGTACTTGAACTTACTGAGAAACTTATTTTTAGTTCTACCATTAACACTTATTACAACATACAACTGCgttaacataaaattatttataacatttacGGAAATAGAAAGTAACGTCTTTACTCTCCCACGAAAGCGTGGCATAAAATTGTAATGGGTAGGTATTAAGTATCCATCCCCCCTCAAATAAAAGTTCATTTCTTAtacattaaccttttggacaccaataaccgatatatccgcaccgcaggtccaacgccaaagacggattaatcggtcacaaaccacagagcaacatagacctacgtgcatatgcataaagttcaatttcagttttgacacttcggtgacgtggcgtccgagtaaCAGCTtttgtttgacacggcgtcgaaaaggttaattaCATGGGATGACTTGGTGAGTTTGCTGTCATTATCATCAGTTTGCAAAAGGCAACATTCTCCAAAGGCCCAGTCATACAAATGAAAATCCAAAaattgccactgaaatttgaacctattgtgaaagaaatagagttaattttgcgttgttggaaaatagaacgaaacaaagcaaaagcgatTCTCTTTTCCAATTGAATAGGacttaaatttcatcgaactgaagaggtactataggtaggaccagGCCTTAGGAGCCTACTATTCCAAGGTATTGTATGATAGAGTCTGTCATATTAAAGGCCCATATGATACTGTACCTCCGAAAAATACCTTCAAGACTTTAATAATTCTTGGTTTGGATTAAACTTACAAGTGATCCttaataataaagaaaaatatggAGTCCCAGTTGTCTAATACTgctatttagaatattttagaATTAAGAAGAGTAAGTTGACAAgcagagtaattgtaattctggcatatttatgtaaaaatatcgttgaggaggcattgtaaatatgtaaaagTAAATTGAAATCATAAAAATTACAAGAAATAAATGGCATTAATATGGTAATGTGGTAATCTCACAACGTAAATGGCTGCATTTGTCAGTTTACACTTCTAATTCTGAAGACAAGTCTAAAGTCGTTTGGAACTATTCTTCAATTTTAAATCTTTCcagtatttacattttttttcttcaattaccACGGTATGTGACATTTTGAAATAATGGGGTTTTTAGTGTAATTTAACCATAATCAGATCCAAAAGAAGTCAGTCCTTTGTTTTGTATTGCAAAAGAAACAGCAGCATCAAGGAAGTCATAGTGACTTGTCATGATATCAGCACCACTAGAGTTCATGTTCTCACTTGCATCATAGTCGATACTGGACGGCTGAAGCGGCTCCGACTCAGTAAAGTATTGATATGACGAAGTGGAAGACTCAGGGAAGAAAGAAAATTGTGTTTCactatttatatttcttttgtCATCACTGTACCAAGACAGGTCTAGTTCATTTGAGGCACCATCATCACTCTGCTTTAGTTTTACAGGTTCAGTTCTTATTCCATCATCTGATCGTATGGGGCTACTTGGAGGTGAAGGAAAGGCGTCATCTTTGACGCTCATGTAACTGCAGGCTTGCTCTTCGTTCTGACTGTCCTCGTTGCTACTTGAGCTTGAAGTGTTTTGTAAGCCGTGTGCAGATATGGCCATGAGGATGCCTTCGTTTTCAATGCTGTTGTCACCGGGCAGGTTGTTGATGAACTCGGCAACGTCCAGGGCCAGGAACCGGTTGTTGTCCATGTCGGTGGGCAGGGGGGCGACCATCCATGAATCCAATACACGGTTTATTGTATTGTCCACGAATCCTTTGGCCATCTGGAAACGTTTAGTATGTTTTAAGGGTATTATGAGAGATTGAGAGCTTTATAAAAGTAACGGTCATATTAAGAGCTTGTACAGCCTTGAAAACATGAAAATATCCTTTGACATAGCTTAAAGGGACTTTAATTCATTTTCAATTTATTGAGTCCTCTGTCTAACAAAATGTTGCCATGTATAACatacatattttca
Encoded proteins:
- the LOC134669621 gene encoding uncharacterized protein LOC134669621 — protein: MNIPESTGESSCKRQENGDASAGSDRPLKKARFAWQVKGKYHLKNGTSDPGKPSSATSNELDRASSSSDNENECIDAVGNTEQNLERLGDYLLKQDFNTLDSVITDSESSLLKPSTSLSSEKLPYPRYVSSFDNGSSNNSMSSSANSQENRSIPMSMVVSASYSEDQCIARWQARQMAKGFVDNTINRVLDSWMVAPLPTDMDNNRFLALDVAEFINNLPGDNSIENEGILMAISAHGLQNTSSSSSNEDSQNEEQACSYMSVKDDAFPSPPSSPIRSDDGIRTEPVKLKQSDDGASNELDLSWYSDDKRNINSETQFSFFPESSTSSYQYFTESEPLQPSSIDYDASENMNSSGADIMTSHYDFLDAAVSFAIQNKGLTSFGSDYG